A genomic window from Quercus lobata isolate SW786 chromosome 10, ValleyOak3.0 Primary Assembly, whole genome shotgun sequence includes:
- the LOC115962839 gene encoding single-stranded DNA-binding protein, mitochondrial, with translation MANSVGALSRRLCRSLLSTTHFPKPSHYASSMSMYTTESDHPEPTSDSDELDLDSVPPEQSSSPTQDSNPQQQQQQQQQQRTVFDWPLENGLDVGIYKAILVGQVGQKPLKKTLKSGRTVTMFSLGTGGIRNNRRPLDNEDPREYANRCAVQWHRVSVYPDRLGGIVNKHVVPGSILYLEGNLETKIFTDPITGLVRRIREIAIRRNGRLVFLSKGDDAQQASQSELRGVGYY, from the exons ATGGCGAACTCAGTGGGTGCACTTTCCAGAAGGCTATGCCGCTCTCTACTCTCAACCACCCATTTCCCTAAGCCCTCTCATTACGCTTCCTCCATGTCCATGTACACCACCGAGTCCGACCACCCCGAACCCACTTCCGACTCGGACGAGTTAGACCTTGACTCAGTTCCACCTGAGCAATCTTCTTCTCCAACCCAAGACTCCAAtcctcaacaacaacaacaacaacaacaacaacaacgcaCGGTCTTCGATTGGCCTCTAGAGAATGGACTCGATGTGGGCATTTACaag GCGATATTGGTTGGGCAAGTGGGGCAGAAACCATTGAAGAAGACACTGAAGAGTGGGAGGACAGTGACGATGTTCTCTTTAGGGACAGGTGGGATTCGAAACAATCGTAGGCCATTGGATAACGAGGATCCGAGGGAGTACGCGAATCGCTGCGCGGTTCAGTGGCATCGGGTTTCTGTCTATCCCGATCGCCTAGGTGGGATTGTCAACAAGCATGTTGTTCCTGG tTCAATTCTATATTTGGAGGGCAATCTGGAAACCAAAATCTTCACTGATCCAATAACTGGTCTTGTTCGACGTATAAGAGAGATTGCCATTCGTCGTAATG GTCGCCTTGTATTTTTAAGTAAAGGTGATGATGCACAGCAAGCATCACAATCAGAATTGAGAGGTGTTGGCTATTACTAG